The window gaggaaacccacgcagacacggggagaacatgcaaactccacgcagggagggcccgggaagcgaacccgggtccccaggtctcccaactgcgaggcagcagcgctacccactgcgccaccgtgctacccCTACCTGTCTAATAAAATCATTATCATAGGGACTTTTAATAACCATCTCAGTAGCACTGAATGCAAGTCAGGAACCAGCCCTGATCAGCCATTGCAGGTCCTAGGCATAAATTAAACCCAGGATGTTGAATCTAACACAACACCACTAATCATTGTTCTGTTATATCACCCAACTGAAATTGTTTTCACCCTTTTTTTGAATGGCGAATTTTCCTATAATATGACACTACACAGGTTGCTAAATCTGGTGTGGTTACACCAGGCAGCTATCAATTTAGTTCTGCTTCTTTCAAATTAACAGAACCATGACAGCATGAGAGATTTTCCCCTAGGCTGCAAGTCGCTTATAATTTTTGTCTGAAATGCTTGAACATACCATGACATCTCATTTATTCAAATACTAGTTTCAAATGTTTTGCTCAGGCTTGTAAATGTTTTTAGAAATGTATAGCATATTGATTTCTTGAAATTAAAAGTCAAAGTACTATAGTATCCTATATCTTCTTTTCTATCAATTCATTACCATAAAACCTCTGAAACCAcaccatacagtatgtatttttcttgtgttacaaaatattaaaaattgataTACCAGTATATTgaatgttcatctgtttgtttgTGTAGGGGATGGGGTTGTGTCAGGGTTCCCTGGTATCCTAGTAGGGGTGTAGGACACCACTTTGTGCTGTCAGGGCCAAACTTTGTAAAGTGTGGTAATGTACACAGAAATGACAGATAAAGGCATTTAACTTTATATTCAAAAACACAGATTGTATTCATTCATACAGGGATGaagctattttgtttttatagtatTGAAACATACCATGACTGCCAAATTCAATAGCTGATACTTGCGTTCCTCTGGGCTGCAAATGTTTTCAAAGTATTAGCCAAATTCTGTATCGCCACTTTGACTGAAACTAGTTTGTTTGTATTAAATTGTTAGGTCTGTTGCAagagaggcggcacggtggcgcagtggatagcgctgctgcctcgcagttaggagacccaggttcgcttcctgggtcttccctgagtggagattgcatgttctccccgtgtctgcgtgggtttcctcccacagtccaaagacatgcaggttaggtgcattggtgattctaaaattgtgcttggtgtgccctgcggtgggctggcgccctgcctggggtttgtttcctgcctttcgccctgtgttggctggaattggctccagcagacccccctgtgaacctgtagttacgatatagtgggttggatgatggatggtaGGATGGATGTTGCAAGAGTATCTCATTTTCATTATGGccaaatcaatttaaaatatacaaaagctATGAAAAGAGCCTACAAAgctaaagaaccaaaaaaaaaaaaaaaaaaaaaaaaaaagttaaaattacattGGCAGACATGATAATGAGGACAGCAGTGtatctaataaaataaaagcaggaCCTGTTTAGAATGCTAGAGACAAGGTGACCAGAGTCTATCAAACTGAGCAGCCCTCAAATAAGGATCAGAATCTGTTTAAATATTAATAGATttaatgtctgcggtgggttggcaccctgcccaggattgtttcctgccttgtgccctgtgttggctgggattggctccagcagacccccgtgaccctgtattcagattcagcaggctggaaaatggatggatggatggatagatttaatgtaaatattaaagAATACATTACTCCTTAATCTGTGCTGAATACAGAAAAAGGTCTTTTCTTTCTGCAATGAAAATCATACATACACCAAGCAGTTGTGTGAACAGTCAGGACAGaatcattcatttaatttaaaaaaatatgcatgaTTATTCAAACTAATAGTAATCatgaaatgaaaccaaaatttCCATACAGGTTAGCACTACTCTAGGTCTATGATATTTAGGATTCTAGTCTACCTAAGAAAACAGATTTACCAACTAGTAGAATTACTACCCAGGCTTAACTTCTGATTAAAGCAATGTCTGTAACTCTTGCTCCTCACGAACATGGTTCTGGTGGAAGATCTGATTAATTGTTTCAAAGTTTCAGTAGTGCTGCATTTCCTTATCTCCTCAGACAATGCACAGCTCCTTTCATACTccaattgtgtttaaaaaaaaaaaaaaaaaaaaaaaaaaaaaaaaaaacaaacaagtttctAGGCATGTCATGAACAATGCTTCACTTatttctgccaaaaaaaaaaaaaaaactctgaaacaatactgcatttatttttggaaaaaaaaaaaatgcattttccttTTATACAGTTATATTTAgatttattgatgtttttatacagtatttcatttcacATACTTTATGGATGTTACCTATAACATTCACTCAGCAAAACAGTTCCACACTGGCAGTATTGTTGATCTTTTTACAACAGTGTAAATTTGACAATATGTAGAGACGCACAAAAGGACACAAGGATGAAAAatactgcataaattaaaataatgttagACCAATAGTTAAAGCAGGTAATAAATGAAAAGGTGCACTTTATtacagaaatcaaaaaaaaaaaccatacctGGAGTATAGAAACACATCTATTTACAGTTAAGCATAAACAGAcaacaataaaatggaaatattaaATCATAACACTCATAAAACATACAATAGAAATAGAATAGATTTGTCAGCAttatacacaataataaacaaataaaaatgtaaatgtaggtTTATAAACCCACTAGGCAGCTGCCCTTTCTCATTCCCCAAAAAATTAGATTTTCTTAAGTGGGTTCACAGGAAGGTTGTGCTTATCCAGGTCATCAAAATATGAATGATTAAGTGCTTGTCTGGCTGAAATTCTTTTTGCTGGAtcataaattaacattttctgtgtataaaaaaaataaataaataaacttgtttGTAATATATAAATGTAGGATATTAACTATACAACAATTTCCACACATTATATTCCCCCAATGTAATAAGTCTAGCAAAATATCCAGAACAGGGTGTCTGAATGGGAGACAGATTGTGGAGCTTTATTCGTCAACTATGAATGGATTTCTGAcctgaaacagcacagtccaGGTGCTACCAATGTCTGAACAGCTAAACAGCAGATTCCTTATGCCCACTCAAACTTCCCCCAGAGCACACGTGGTATGttcttgtttaattaattaaactgTAACCTACATTATGCTGGAACCAATAAAGCTAGGCAATAAGCAGAATAAACATTAGCCTGATGAATTTATTCTGTttgggtgagtgagtgagtgagtgagtgagagagagaacctAGACCTGCTATCAGAGCTGGATACAGATTAAACGTCATacacaggacaaagcaattgcaggttaagggcactttgggcatttatgggattcgaacaagcaaccttccaattgtcaGCATATATTcctagcctcagggccaccactaGACACGGTTTGAAGGTTAAGGCAGacttaaaaattaacaaatgatacatttgatgACAATGTGTAATTTAAAACCCTTAAATAAGTCACTATCAAATAtataaagtacttttttttttttttaaaaacaatctaTTCTTTGCCATTTAAAAgcctaaatatatactgtacattattttcaaTGCAAGTAATGGTTTCTCCTCTCCAGGTAACAACTATGGAGTTGACGATGTGTTTCACATAGTTAAGCACAACCTAACTTCTAACACTGCTGATTTTTAACAAAAGCTGAACTgattttatgcttttctttttttataatttgactCATTGTATAATTGCTATGGTTTGGACTGCTATGTTGCAAGAGAACACCCCAAAAGCACTATGTATTGTTTTTTCCAAATATTACAGTAACAGTCTGGTGGTCGCCGTTTCTGTTATACAGAATTgtttaataaactaaaataaatttaaatatgcatAGGCAAGCAATTATTAACTTATAAATTAATCACCGAtttctgctttatagaaaaatatgcatgaaggaaatacaataaatttcagttaatttcaattaaaaatttcaatcatttgattaatcacgattaaataattttaattgaagTTGCTTTAGCAATAaatcatgtctttggaaggattTTTGAAAAAGGAACCTTTCTTccacatttatattaaaaaaaaattcaactttataaagattccttggaaaaaaaaatacaaatcactaTAATTAAAATAACTGCATTCATTAACCCTCCATAGAGTTGCTATAATCAACAGTGTTGCAAgaataagggaaacaaagaacatcCTAAACAGATGAAAGGCAGAGTTGAATTCCTGATGAGGTGGAGGAGatatttttctgaaatgctgatcCACTGTGTCAGTGAGAATAAAAACCAATAGcaataaaaatagataaatttgcCTTTGGTAGGTTTCATAAATACTCGAAGTATGCATGAACAATTTAATTGCTAGAACATAACTAGTTTCAACTTGAACAAATCCTTCATTTATTAAATCAGATGGTAAATATCCTATTTGACAATAAAGGTATTCTGTAAACATAGGTCTTCAGACAAAAGACTAAAATAGAAACTACATAAAGCAAAGCAAGCCACcttttcatacatactgtataaaatgcaCGCATATGAAGAAGCACTTATTCTATTTAAattcagacaaaataaatcaaatgttaaaACAGTCACAATAGATTTAAAATTCTAGTGATCTTTCATGGTATTCTAGTATTATCAAGACAGATTAAGGCTTTAAGAACTATCTTTAAAAAGTTAATACCCTAGGTCTGTCAGGAAAACAATGAATGGCAGTGACTAGAAGTTAACAAATACAGACAATGCATTGAATATACACAGAACAAATGATTACTTACCGATAACAAATCAATGCCATCCTCATTTAGGTTTTTCACAACAGACGACAAGTTTCCTGGTTTCCACTTTGGGAAGGTGTTTTTGTAATCTGGCAAAGACTCTACATCTGGCCAAACATCATTGTTTGGTGTTCCTAGAGTTCTAGATCAGTAAAACAATAAATTAGAgaaactaaaatgtttaaaatcattGTTCCAAGTAGCCAACTAAAAATGGGGTAATGTAGCATTTTAAGGAGCAAATACAACTTTGATTTTCTACATTGAAAGAGTGGCATGCATTATACCACTATGAACTGCTGTTAGGGGTCATAAACCACTGGTTTGTTCCAGAAAAATGTATGACAGATAATTATGCAATTCTTCCAGTATGTTACAACTTGAAAATACCTGATAAGAAGTTCCTATTCTATGCACATCTCATAGTGTTAAGCCGATTACAATCAAAACATGGTATATTCTGATTTAGTGCAAAGTGTCGTGGGTATAAAAGGCATTTTATAGTAGAAttcaaaaaaggggaaaaaaaaatttaatattggGTATGtgaagtttatttaaaaagctgccATTTTGAGCCTGTGTAGTGTTAACAACACTGGGCTCATACTCTAGATGTGTAAGGGAAAACTGTAATAGCATAGCAGCAATCGTTGGTGCCACTACACACAATAAAAAACTCAATGCTAATGCTGAAATTGAATCACACTTCTCCATATATCTTTAAAATAAGACATCTGAATAAGAAATtctaaaatatgaaacattttgatAACTGGCCCAGCAGCATGAGAAAATCTGAATAATTTACTATACAAAAACAATggacaaaatgtatatataaaaaaaaaacaaaaaaaaaacagattttatagTATGTTTTCAACATTATgtatgaaaatgacaaaattgaaagaaaagtaaagttaaattaagttttaaatacaatcaatcaattttcTAACCAGATTATCCAGGAAGTGTCAGCACTACCCTGGAACCCACAAGAAAGCTGTTCAATCACGGagtaactttttcagtttaaaaatgttttacatgggCTTAAAATGAAGGACGACAAATtttgattgcctttactacactatctCCGCCCACCTGTTATGAGttggtgggtaactgatgttctataatatttgaaattggtgggtggaaaaatcaaattctctaaATGAGAATctgttaaaaactttaaaaaatggcaaaatctaattaaaaatttagaataagcatttatattggagaACAGgactttgttgtttttaactaTTTGTTCATGCTGTTGGCTCTCCACTCTCTCagatgggggttgaattttgtttttaaggtttgacttgattgtatgcagtgttatttttgtgttgtataagttagacttgatCATATGGAATGgttttcctttaaataaaatcaataaaaataattaaatgttttagaACATCCAGGAGAGATAAACAGAACATCAGAATTAGTTATATTTAAtacatgtacattttatttacagtacctTTCTCATGCTCAGAGCGAATGCCACCAGAGCATGCAAGATGCATAAAACAATCATAGTATCAAGCTCATTTTAAACCCATGTTAATGCCAAAAGGCAGGTAATATTTTTGTGGACTGTTTTacttgcaatgttttttttttgtttttttttatacattgtatATGCAATAAAACACTAAACTAGTAAGAACATATCAACTGCTGGGTGGTAAAGTCTGCAAGCCAATTTGATgaacaaaatttaatttcatactaACTAATTAAACGGTTATTATACTTTCTCTATAAAAAGAGTATCATTATGGTATGattgaggagaaggaggagggcGGAAGGAAAACCTACCTAAAAATCCTAAAAAGCTGGTCTATTTCAGAATCACCATGGAAAAGAGGTTTTTTTGTTGCTAGCTCTGCAAATATTGTTCCAATACTCCATACATCTACTGGCGTGGAATAACGTGCAGAACCAAGAAGAACTTCTGGAGCTCTGTACCACAGCGTAACAACCTGAAAGTAAGTAAAAACACTTTACGCAAATCTTATGATACCGATGAAACATTAAAACACAATTGTCCTTTTTTAATTTCAGGGAGtggaaaatatacacatttttatcaGTCTGTTAATTTCCCAAAAATCTACATACCATAAATGTAATTTACACCACCCAGgtgcataaaaattaaaaacaacccATGATAAAAAAAGACTAACAAAGAGTAACAAAGATTTACTATTTACAACATATTCACGTTTACAATTGGGTTAGAAGACTGATGTGCCAATACCAATCCAGGACCTCAAATATGCTTACATGTAATTAACATCTTTAAAGCACCACCTTTTCTATACTCtaatgcaatttaaaatgtaataatctaatactgtatacatttacaaTCTATTTTAAACTCAGAGTACTTTGATAATTGTAACCTGCTAAATAAGTTGCCCTCAATTTGTCCTCAAAACAGACCATCTTATGCTTGAAACAGTTACATAATTATCACTTTaaaaaaagcaacataaaaaGCAGTGGTTTCTCTCTTATCCTAGTTTCCTACTAGGCATATTATGACTGGTTTCCTTGTTTATCCTCCGCCTAATAAAAGGCACCAACTTTGCATGTCATGCGTCTAATTGAAAGACTACAATAAAGGCATTTTGTCTTCcttctaaaaaatgtatttcaatataaattccatttattttcagaaatctaattttctctatatataatgcACAGTTGACAGACTCACTTACAAAAATGTCTTTtctcatttagttaaaaagctgaaatttgactGGATTGTATATCCAGTAGGTAACCGCTAAAAAAGAGACATTGATATATCAACATTTAGGGgaacttagaaaaaaaaatcacaacaaaatCTCAATGTTTCAACAGAGTTGAttaaaatttggtgacattatagaaaaaagaaaattagcgggccatttgttttttgtattttttgatatttgttgACAATAATGCACGCAAGCTATTCTTAGGCACGGTGTCCTTTCTTGCAGAGCACCATGAAGGAACTGCTTTATGTAAATGACGGCCGAAGGGAAAGAGCGAAAGTTCCACAAAGCTCAAAAGGCGACGTTGTACGTTGAGAAACTGGGTACATGCAGTACTCCCCAATTCCTCCCTCCttgacatatacacacatatatatattatatatattatatatatatatatatatatatatatatatatatatatatatacacacacacagacacagacacagacacaccacTATATCACTCTATATCTTTAAGTGTAGGAGGCAATTTCATTTAAGGAGGACCCACCATATTATGTAGCAGTGGTAgtagtaaagtgcttttattaatagAAAGTCAACAGGCACATTAGTGACATCTACTAGTtcagatgatttaaaaaaataaataaataaaaattttacccAGAATACTGTTGTTTACAATCTTACTTAAATCAACAAAGACTCTTTAAATGTCCATGCCTTTTAAGTTGAATACTGAATACGAAATAAAAGTAGCAGTACAGGAAAAAGTATTCAACTTTGTGGCACACTTTACAACAGCAAGAACATTTGTGTGTACATTCAAGCAGTGTGCCAAAATACCTAGTTTATAGTTAGAGACTGTATTATggagtgttttaaataaaaccCATACATATAGCACACAGTAACGCAAACACATTACCAGTTCAAAGTGCAAGGTGTTCAAGTAAAACTGCAAGACAAGTTTCGAGGTGTAAAAAGTTACAAATGGCTTCTATAGTACAGCAGAATGACTGCTGTAAACAGAGAGGTGTAGCTGGCAGATGTGCAGCAGCAAGTTGGGAAATcgttaattatttaaaatttcaaaagaagAATGGGCAACATGTAAAAGGGTGGTGTCAAAAGCTAGAGGTTCAGAAGGTAGAGATTTACAATGTTTTGGATCATGTCTTAAGATTGCTagacagcattttttttctatgtgagtAAGTCTGTTTCAAAGTATACGAAGGACATTCATGCCATAAACACAAAACCAAACTCTCCTGGTATCTTAACATTTGAATAACCAAATACTAAGCAGTCAATCCATAATGAAAACAGTCATGAGGAATATAAACTCTCTTCATTTAAGagatattatacacacacatacagcgcCACTCACCCACCCCTATCTGAATGCATTATTCTTATTTCTGATCAGCGTCATACCTCATGAGTGTAAACCCGCACTGGAATTCCAAATGCTCTGGCCAGTCCAAAATCTGCCAATTTAATTACTCCTTTATTGTCTATTAACAAGTTTTGGGGCTTTAAGTCTCTGTGGAGCACTCTTCTTGAATGGCAAAACACAATTCCTTGGCAGATTTGATACAAATAACTctgtaaagaaatgaaacaaaaaatattaacattaaaatgcTGAATTTTAATTATAGTATAGCTCTCTTAGTCTATTATACACAACCAAACATTGATtcacaaatgacaaaaaatattttgattggtgcattaattaa of the Erpetoichthys calabaricus chromosome 2, fErpCal1.3, whole genome shotgun sequence genome contains:
- the cdk1 gene encoding cyclin-dependent kinase 1 encodes the protein MDEYVKIEKIGEGTYGVVYKGRHKTTGQVVAMKKIRLESEEEGVPSTAIREISLLKELQHPNIVCLQDVLMQESRLYLVFEFLSMDLKKYLDSIPSGQYMDPTLVKSYLYQICQGIVFCHSRRVLHRDLKPQNLLIDNKGVIKLADFGLARAFGIPVRVYTHEVVTLWYRAPEVLLGSARYSTPVDVWSIGTIFAELATKKPLFHGDSEIDQLFRIFRTLGTPNNDVWPDVESLPDYKNTFPKWKPGNLSSVVKNLNEDGIDLLSKMLIYDPAKRISARQALNHSYFDDLDKHNLPVNPLKKI